A region from the Gossypium hirsutum isolate 1008001.06 chromosome A08, Gossypium_hirsutum_v2.1, whole genome shotgun sequence genome encodes:
- the LOC107895116 gene encoding uncharacterized protein, whose translation MLNSITILLSDQTTDIEDGFPRTPQVAPFTSADDTAPLLENGSSDDKLNFDGPMDFNKDLCRSSSFNGTMVGQENAVSMLVPSYSQEQLPEIFVGLKSQQGCIGEMSDIEDETFNTVVSRSSQTCRIDLLEEIIEDAKDNKKILFQTMQSIMNLMKEVELQEAAVEQAKEEAARGHGYSRQGGGT comes from the exons ATGTTGAATTCTATAACTATACTTCTTTCAG ACCAAACCACAGACATTGAAGATGGGTTTCCGAGGACGCCACAGGTTGCCCCATTCACCTCGGCTGATGATACGGCCCCGCTTTTGGAGAATGGCAGCAGTGAtgataagttaaattttgatggaccCATGGATTTTAATAAAGATTTATGCAGAAGCAGTTCATTCAATGGAACCATGGTCGGTCAAGAAAATGCTGTGAGCATGCTGGTTCCGTCATACTCTCAAGAACAATTGCCAGAAATTTTTGTAGGGCTTAAATCCCAGCAGGGTTGCATTGGTGAAATGAGTGATATTGAGGATGAGACCTTCAACACTGTTGTTAGTAGATCAAGTCAAACATGTAGAATTGATCTACTCGAAGAGATCATTGAAGATGCTAAAGATAACAAG AAAATTTTGTTTCAGACCATGCAATCGATTATGAacttgatgaaagaagttgaactTCAAGAGGCAGCTGTCGAACAAGCAAAAGAGGAAGCTGCAAGGGGGCATGGATATTCTCGTCAAGGTGGAGGAACTTAA